The bacterium DNA segment TCGGCAAGCCAAAGGCGAGACGGAAAGCGGGCAGGTAAATGGGCAACTACAGTGTTCTGTCCAATTAATTTCTGATAGTGTGTCATTCCCGCAATTTTTAAGCGGGAATCTCTACATACTGGGCGCCCGATTAAAACATTCGATACCCGATTTAAGCATTCGGGCACGACAAAACTGCTAACCCGTCTGGGCAGACGAAGTCTGACCGATAACTAATTTGACAATGCAATAGTATAGACTCCCTTTATTATTAATCCCCGCTATTCTCTAAAACTTTCAAAGCTATGTCAAGAATTTCAGGATGAAAATGAGTACCCCTACCTTCTTTAAGATTTTTTAAAGTCTCTTTTTTGCTAAGAGCCTTTCGATATGGTCTGTCTGAACGCATAGCATGATAAACATCCGCAATAGATATTATACAGGCAAACAATGGAATTTCGTTTCCTTTCTTCCCTTTGGGATATCCTGTCCCATCATATTTTTCATGATGGTCTTGTATTATACACATATATTTCTTCAATGTGCTCATAGGATTTAATATCGGGCTTACTATGGAACAGCCGATATCGGGATGTTTTTGAATAATTTTCCATTCTTTAGCATCCAATTCTCCGTCTTTACTTAATATCCTCTCTGGAACTCCTATTTTCCCGATATCGTGCAGAGAAACCAAATAATGAAATATGTTTTTTTCTTCGGGGATAAGTTTCACAAAGGAAGAACATTCTTCTAGTATCAATGAAGCATAACGTGCAACTTGTTCGGAATGAATAGAAGTATAACCGTCTTTAGCATTGATTGCCGCTAAAAGAGAATCTACCGTAGAATAATAAAAATCCTTTGTCTTTTTCTCAAGTGATTTTTGGACATTTTCCAACTCTATCAATTTCTTTTTCTTTGTTCTATTCTTCCCTCTTTTTTTAATTTTCTCTTCTATAATTTCAAGAAGTTTATTCTTACTGAACGGTTTATTTATATACGCAGAAGCGCCATTTCGCATCGCTTCCGTAGCACTATCTAACGTACCATATCCTGTAATTATTATTATTTCAATATCTTCATCTATTGTTTTTAATTTTTTTAAAAGTTCTATCCCGCTCATTCCCGGCATTTTTATATCCAATAAAGCCACATCAGCCATATCTTCTTTAAATTCTTTTAATATTTCGTCACCTTTGGTAAAAACCAATAAATCGTAATAATCCTTTAGAATCATTTTCATGGATTCTCTGACACTTTTCTCATCATCCACAATAATTATTTTGT contains these protein-coding regions:
- a CDS encoding response regulator; protein product: MKKKNKIIIVDDEKSVRESMKMILKDYYDLLVFTKGDEILKEFKEDMADVALLDIKMPGMSGIELLKKLKTIDEDIEIIIITGYGTLDSATEAMRNGASAYINKPFSKNKLLEIIEEKIKKRGKNRTKKKKLIELENVQKSLEKKTKDFYYSTVDSLLAAINAKDGYTSIHSEQVARYASLILEECSSFVKLIPEEKNIFHYLVSLHDIGKIGVPERILSKDGELDAKEWKIIQKHPDIGCSIVSPILNPMSTLKKYMCIIQDHHEKYDGTGYPKGKKGNEIPLFACIISIADVYHAMRSDRPYRKALSKKETLKNLKEGRGTHFHPEILDIALKVLENSGD